A window of the Lactuca sativa cultivar Salinas chromosome 5, Lsat_Salinas_v11, whole genome shotgun sequence genome harbors these coding sequences:
- the LOC111899504 gene encoding uncharacterized protein LOC111899504, with protein MMEYKMEEDRNEGPPRKRLLTDPNPKKCFVTVSPESTVSSDSSSDRLAKKTRDLPNLSDCHSCAVRINYTNPRERLQPLDSMWRVVLLCKKCTKGVKSSELCPYCFSVVGDDKDYFKCLDCQHSIHKDCVAKFGSGPGFSVCVDCWVPDAVASSIGLGKRKRKKHNKQSCERAATLPESRVSVGEEVGKKFAAAEKASDNALKKSVIAKSAVELVKGDNAQIRCYSRRRASKKTSLMNSGNLGVPLIFYSRRRVKSGLKNSVTSNAPLIFYSRRRSSSKACSHVRECESFIVELSEGMDKHVSVSSSIGLKTSNCGSSAENSSSGNECQENDRVRFSLDPHRFLLKYHRMRKCNPRTSVFVKDSDCGSYIDSADLNAEDTSDTRDFRNGEICEIGDKNANRFLLKYKRSKAPACLAQ; from the exons ATGATGGAATATAAAATGGAAGAAGATCGAAACGAAGGTCCTCCTCGGAAGCGACTGCTGACAgatccaaaccctaaaaaatgTTTCGTCACTGTATCGCCAGAATCGACTGTTTCCTCCGACTCATCCTCCGATCGGCTCGCGAAAAAGACTAGAGACTTGCCCAACTTATCCGATTGCCATAGTTGCGCTGTCCGGATCAACTACACGAACCCTAGGGAGAGACTTCAACCACTGGACAGCATGTGGCGCGTAGTCTTGTTGTGTAAAAAATGCACTAAGGGAGTGAAATCTTCCGAGCTCTGTCCGTACTGTTTTTCTGTTGTGGGTGATGATAAGGATTACTTTAAGTGCCTTGATTGCCAGCATAGTATTCATAAAGACTGTGTAGCTAAGTTTGGTTCGGGGCCAGGATTTTCCGTTTGTGTTGATTGTTGGGTTCCTGATGCGGTTGCTAGCTCGATTGGACTGGGGAAGAGGAAGAGAAAGAAACACAACAAGCAGTCTTGTGAGCGGGCTGCTACTTTgcctgaatctagggtttctgtaGGTGAAGAAGTGGGAAAAAAGTTTGCTGCTGCAGAAAAAGCTAGTGATAATGCTTTAAAGAAATCTGTGATTGCAAAAAGCGCTGTTGAATTAGTTAAAG GGGATAATGCACAGATAAGATGCTATTCAAGAAGGCGAGCCAGCAAGAAGACTAGCTTGATGAATTCAGGGAATTTGGGTGTACCCTTAATTTTCTATTCCAGAAGGCGTGTAAAGAGTGGCTTGAAGAATTCAGTTACTTCAAATGCACCACTTATATTCTATTCTAGAAGGCGTTCCAGTAGTAAAGCTTGCTCACATGTTAGAGAATGTGAATCTTTTATAGTTGAGCTAAGTGAAGGAATGGATAAACATGTTTCTGTATCTTCTTCTATTGGATTGAAGACTTCTAATTGTGGTTCCAGTGCAGAGAATAGTTCAAGTGGCAATGAGTGTCAAGAAAATGACAGGGTAAGATTCAGTTTGGATCCACATCGATTTCTATTGAAATACCACAGAATGAGAAAATGCAATCCGAGAACTTCAGTTTTTGTTAAGGATTCCGATTGTGGGTCTTATATTGATTCTGCTGATTTGAATGCTGAGGACACGAGTGATACAAGGGATTTTAGAAATGGTGAAATTTGTGAAATAGGCGACAAGAATGCTAACCGCTTTTTGTTGAAATACAAGAGATCTAAAGCTCCTGCATGTCTTGCTCAATGA